A part of Cannabis sativa cultivar Pink pepper isolate KNU-18-1 chromosome 6, ASM2916894v1, whole genome shotgun sequence genomic DNA contains:
- the LOC115695762 gene encoding uncharacterized protein LOC115695762 has product MEAEYDNNNINTTNPNLYAKVIEPIWLFLSGTFINRQRKVNQTLESTPEQQQNVVHYNDRNPADQVIAIHELGVIPSSVQSTTYPPPPPETEPATTSSSSRSFLRSLSNYIPYFRPFSNRLKIFDGESSVSSVDSEMGQPSTSSSSSSPCIFSDTTGIKNFNCDHHSCTMAKDLDGNGKKEEEEAATRASFINQEWPKFMLGIAVTLLIGLMMLHFSHPEIYDLKKTKPLIMFIGMSFAALWIAILLGSLPLPYPILIIRNIGHSFIFGAFYGIIAIFLWHDPNLFIAPVVTFVVSVAHDTFKFFKF; this is encoded by the coding sequence ATGGAGGCGGAGTacgataataataatattaacacaaCAAATCCTAATTTGTATGCCAAAGTTATCGAACCAATCTGGTTGTTTTTATCCGGCACCTTCATCAACAGACAGCGCAAAGTCAACCAGACCTTAGAGTCAACGCCGGAGCAACAACAAAACGTTGTTCATTATAATGATCGTAATCCAGCAGATCAGGTAATTGCCATTCATGAGCTCGGAGTAATTCCCTCCTCTGTCCAATCAACTACTTATCCACCGCCGCCGCCGGAGACCGAGCCAGCCACCACATCCTCATCGTCAAGGTCTTTCTTAAGGTCTTTATCAAATTATATACCCTACTTCCGTCCTTTCTCCAACAGGTTAAAGATCTTTGATGGCGAATCGAGTGTTTCTTCCGTCGACTCCGAAATGGGCCAACCTTCaacttcttcctcttcttcttctccttgtaTTTTTTCAGATACAACAGGTATAAAGAACTTTAATTGTGATCATCACAGTTGCACAATGGCAAAAGATTTAGATGGAAATGGAAagaaggaggaagaagaagcaGCAACTAGGGCAAGTTTTATAAATCAAGAATGGCCTAAGTTTATGTTAGGCATTGCTGTTACACTTTTGATTGGTCTTATGATGTTACATTTTAGTCATCCTGAAATCTATGACTTGAAAAAAACAAAGCCTCTTATTATGTTTATAGGCATGTCTTTCGCAGCTCTATGGATTGCGATTCTTCTTGGGAGCCTCCCATTACCGTATCCTATTTTGATAATTCGGAATATTGgtcattcttttatttttggagCCTTTTATGGTATCATTGCTATTTTTCTATGGCATGATCCTAATCTTTTTATAGCTCCTGTTGTGACCTTTGTGGTTTCAGTTGCACAtgatacttttaaatttttcaaattttaa